Proteins from one Tetrapisispora phaffii CBS 4417 chromosome 8, complete genome genomic window:
- the TPHA0H02780 gene encoding SWIRM domain-containing protein (similar to Saccharomyces cerevisiae FUN19 (YAL034C) and YOR338W; ancestral locus Anc_7.55) codes for MNLYSPQLEHSQLNAINPRLGPVPHPPAVQNSKSDVTPRFGVGYGLPVPSILVNSYNQAAPEERSVPSPPLSPKIAPVSYNGPKVTLPSIAGLISKHPLDEEEAIRVRQSWPVGMTVKDYTGNNMRFLSEYSVFKDRSPRYPQTYTSPHSYYHGSLPPVCYGNAMNDANHARFRSPKRILDSQFNRERAFNRTNRKYTAVVRDNNSYSYTSPPTYTTNNSSYVYGGGYQQISSSPARPHIQQQQHKRQHAKTAGQNSSSTANRRFERKANPATIPPLASAAIVSKAPQYVPQISWQQLPDYSPPLSTIPDNKYCMKIEWKGSQMDLSNDPLRDQLHPAELVLAQILRLPCDLYLDSKRRFFLEKVYRVKNGKTFRRTDAQKACRIDVNKASRLFQAFEKIGWLDDKYFKGVV; via the coding sequence TCGAAATCGGACGTCACCCCGCGTTTCGGCGTAGGCTACGGCCTGCCCGTCCCAAGCATCCTGGTAAACTCCTATAACCAAGCTGCTCCAGAGGAGCGCTCCGTTCCCTCCCCGCCATTGTCCCCGAAGATTGCTCCAGTCTCGTACAACGGCCCAAAAGTCACTCTCCCCAGCATCGCAGGCTTGATCAGCAAGCACCCCCTGGATGAGGAAGAAGCAATCAGAGTCAGGCAAAGCTGGCCAGTCGGCATGACTGTGAAGGACTACACTGGAAATAACATGAGATTCCTATCAGAATACTCGGTGTTCAAAGACAGGTCCCCAAGGTACCCACAGACTTACACTTCCCCACATTCATACTACCATGGCTCCTTACCACCTGTCTGTTACGGAAATGCCATGAACGATGCTAATCATGCAAGGTTTAGGTCTCCAAAGCGTATCCTGGACTCGCAGTTCAACAGGGAAAGGGCTTTCAACCGCACAAATAGGAAATACACCGCAGTTGTCAGAGACAATAATAGTTACAGTTACACTTCCCCTCCAACTTACACAACCAATAATTCAAGTTACGTGTACGGTGGCGGTTACCAACAAATATCCTCGTCCCCAGCAAGGCCACACATccaacaacaacagcatAAACGTCAACATGCGAAAACCGCAGGTCAGAACTCTTCATCTACAGCCAATCGCCGTTTCGAAAGGAAGGCTAATCCAGCCACAATACCTCCTTTGGCTTCCGCGGCAATTGTCAGCAAAGCACCACAATACGTACCACAAATATCCTGGCAGCAATTGCCAGACTATTCCCCTCCATTATCCACGATCCCTGATAACAAATACTGCATGAAGATAGAATGGAAAGGATCCCAAATGGACTTGTCCAACGATCCACTGCGTGATCAGTTACATCCAGCTGAGTTGGTCCTAGCACAGATTCTACGATTACCTTGCGATCTGTACCTGGATTCAAAGAGAAGGTTTTTTTTGGAGAAAGTCTATAGAGTCAAGAACGGTAAAACTTTTAGAAGAACTGACGCACAGAAGGCGTGTAGAATTGATGTTAATAAAGCATCAAGATTGTTTCAGgcttttgaaaaaattggcTGGTTGGATGATAAGTACTTCAAAGGAGTAGTATAA